A genome region from Leptospira langatensis includes the following:
- a CDS encoding thiolase family protein, whose product MKLEQKLAICTPRRTPFAQIAKGLGAYPAHHLGQIVAEDIISHSGIKKENIDGIVVGEGFPSTPNPARVIANLIGLRDEVPSITLSNNCVSGLEAVSEAARRIILGEGDLFLVIGEESQTDMPFIVKNARMNKKAGSLEKLKKLLPDNLPDGVELRDTLEDGLDDGETSYGMQVTAEILAQNYNLSREITDKVAFESFKRTYDASMAGRYEPFIIPMKDDEGNDLTIDEAVILRKGLVENPSRMSRAMLLFDNPQSKFEDFLKKYGKYITRSHGPTVSIFNASPRSDGAAGVIVTTVAKAKALGLKIEGLLSGWRMKGVHPNLMGIGQAVATEGLLQDLNLKIQDMDYVEIHEAYGATAVAAMEQLKMDTGWDWEKMFDEKKINPNGGSVAIGHPFGATGVRLVNNAIMDLQEDTNANKILITACAHGGIAGSMLIERYTA is encoded by the coding sequence ATGAAACTCGAACAAAAATTGGCGATATGCACGCCTCGCAGAACTCCATTCGCACAAATTGCAAAAGGCTTGGGAGCTTATCCCGCTCATCATTTGGGTCAGATCGTAGCCGAAGACATTATCTCCCATAGTGGGATCAAGAAAGAGAATATAGATGGGATCGTAGTAGGGGAGGGATTTCCTAGCACTCCTAATCCGGCAAGAGTGATCGCAAACCTGATCGGCTTAAGAGACGAGGTTCCTTCGATCACACTATCCAATAACTGCGTCTCCGGTCTTGAGGCTGTTTCGGAAGCAGCTCGTCGCATCATTTTGGGAGAAGGGGACCTATTCTTAGTGATCGGAGAAGAGTCCCAAACAGATATGCCGTTCATCGTAAAGAATGCTCGCATGAATAAGAAGGCAGGTTCTCTGGAGAAACTGAAAAAACTCCTTCCGGATAATCTTCCTGATGGAGTGGAACTCCGAGACACTTTAGAAGATGGGTTGGACGACGGAGAGACTTCTTACGGAATGCAAGTGACCGCTGAAATACTCGCCCAGAATTATAATCTTTCCAGAGAGATCACTGACAAGGTCGCTTTCGAATCTTTTAAACGAACGTACGATGCTTCTATGGCAGGTAGATACGAACCGTTCATCATTCCGATGAAAGATGATGAAGGTAACGATTTGACTATCGACGAGGCGGTAATCCTTCGTAAGGGCCTCGTTGAGAATCCAAGCCGAATGAGTAGAGCCATGCTTCTATTCGATAATCCTCAAAGCAAATTCGAGGATTTCCTGAAGAAGTATGGAAAGTATATCACTAGATCTCACGGACCTACTGTTTCTATTTTTAATGCAAGCCCTCGTTCCGATGGGGCAGCGGGAGTGATCGTAACCACAGTAGCAAAAGCCAAGGCTCTGGGTCTGAAAATTGAAGGACTCCTTTCCGGATGGAGGATGAAAGGAGTGCATCCCAATCTAATGGGCATCGGACAAGCGGTCGCAACAGAGGGCTTACTACAAGATCTAAATCTGAAGATCCAAGATATGGACTATGTGGAGATCCATGAGGCCTATGGAGCGACTGCGGTTGCCGCCATGGAACAGTTGAAAATGGATACAGGTTGGGATTGGGAGAAGATGTTCGATGAGAAGAAGATCAATCCGAACGGAGGATCCGTTGCGATCGGACATCCTTTTGGGGCCACAGGAGTTCGCTTGGTGAACAATGCGATCATGGACCTGCAGGAAGATACGAATGCGAATAAGATCCTAATTACTGCATGTGCTCACGGAGGGATCGCAGGCTCCATGTTGATCGAAAGATATACGGCTTAG
- a CDS encoding thioesterase family protein, whose translation MSVTEEQHVRTRFSDLDTQRHTTSRTYEDSCLGERYKILEAAGYSWKRMIEESVRLQTIGADIRFLAQQMENTNLSVNTSVSSGDEGFLSFIQEVVDPSGKVAAEIRTLARTEKEGKPFQIFPVEESAEALVSSFESVAPFSGRCERASVDRDLFFCERNPFGEYNPSHYWRLLEEGRWNFTDECGLSLDDLVAMDTTLFYMGGKIRYHKPLVAGKKATVKTWIRSFEKIWSRMRQEIIDFETGEVLAESLDDLLVVSVSKSRPKKAGEDMLKIFSRITEFPEGEGEK comes from the coding sequence ATGTCGGTTACAGAAGAACAGCATGTAAGAACCAGATTTTCGGATCTAGATACGCAGAGACATACCACGAGCAGGACGTATGAGGACTCTTGTCTAGGCGAGAGATATAAGATATTGGAAGCAGCCGGCTATTCCTGGAAAAGAATGATAGAGGAATCGGTTCGCCTTCAAACTATTGGAGCAGATATTCGTTTTCTAGCCCAACAAATGGAAAATACGAATTTGTCCGTCAATACATCCGTTAGCTCGGGGGACGAAGGTTTTCTTTCCTTTATCCAAGAGGTGGTGGATCCGAGCGGGAAGGTCGCTGCCGAGATCCGGACTTTAGCTAGAACGGAGAAAGAGGGAAAACCCTTCCAGATCTTTCCTGTAGAAGAAAGCGCAGAAGCGCTTGTATCCTCCTTCGAGTCCGTGGCCCCATTTTCGGGACGATGCGAACGCGCGAGCGTAGACCGTGACCTATTCTTCTGTGAGAGAAATCCCTTTGGGGAATACAATCCATCTCATTACTGGAGACTCCTGGAAGAAGGAAGATGGAATTTTACCGACGAATGCGGGTTGAGTCTGGACGATTTGGTCGCAATGGACACAACCTTATTCTATATGGGTGGAAAGATACGTTATCATAAACCTCTGGTCGCAGGAAAGAAGGCGACCGTTAAGACTTGGATCCGCAGCTTCGAAAAAATATGGAGCCGGATGCGCCAAGAGATCATCGATTTCGAAACGGGAGAAGTGCTCGCCGAGTCCCTGGACGATCTCTTGGTTGTTTCTGTATCCAAGTCTCGTCCTAAAAAAGCGGGAGAAGATATGTTAAAGATCTTCTCAAGGATCACCGAGTTCCCCGAAGGAGAAGGTGAAAAATGA
- a CDS encoding glutathione peroxidase, producing the protein MVLKSVSVSLLLLLLPLSMVLSQPKGIYDFTVKDIKGKDISMSKYKGKTLLIVNVASKCGYTYQYENLEKVYRKYKDKGFQIVGFPANNFLYQEPGSNEEIEQFCRVKKGATFDMMSKISVKGDDQAPIYTYLTASAPETGDIKWNFEKFLISPAGKIVARYRSGTEPDSKEVMEEIEKNLK; encoded by the coding sequence ATGGTTCTCAAATCTGTTTCCGTTTCTCTTCTTCTCTTATTGCTTCCTCTCTCTATGGTGCTTTCCCAGCCGAAAGGGATCTATGATTTCACTGTGAAAGATATCAAGGGCAAGGATATCTCCATGTCCAAATATAAGGGAAAGACACTTCTCATCGTGAATGTCGCTTCTAAATGCGGATATACCTACCAATATGAAAATTTGGAAAAAGTATATCGCAAGTACAAGGATAAAGGCTTTCAGATCGTAGGCTTCCCGGCGAATAATTTCCTGTACCAAGAGCCCGGTTCTAACGAAGAAATAGAACAGTTCTGTAGAGTGAAGAAGGGAGCGACCTTCGATATGATGTCTAAGATCTCCGTAAAAGGGGACGACCAAGCTCCCATCTATACCTACCTGACTGCCAGCGCTCCGGAAACTGGAGATATCAAATGGAATTTCGAAAAGTTCCTGATCTCTCCTGCAGGAAAGATCGTTGCTCGTTACAGATCCGGAACGGAACCGGATAGTAAAGAAGTCATGGAAGAGATTGAGAAAAACTTAAAGTAA
- a CDS encoding neutral/alkaline non-lysosomal ceramidase N-terminal domain-containing protein — protein sequence MKKLNWNLAYAFALILVILGCSDKSSEKSESDNLLALVNSSSNSASSQGSSMNSLAALPTSTPSDVFLVGAAKTDITGPFVQSSTGYNSPGDQMSGLAMRLFSRAFVVERPGGSRVAIVTNDMLHMYQSVKVGVVKKLQADGYGSAFNNDNVVIFATHDHSAPSNISWYTLFNLFNGVIGFDKVHYNIVVNGTAAAIESAYNARKQARIKFATGTLSGATNNRSSAAYNWNIDKDNFAKNTDETVSLLRFEGTDGSPIGLINWFGVHGTSLGITNRRAHGDNKGYASYLVESTKGNGFIAAFPQTAVGDVSPNQPNPTDITKAFLRPNDIDPSLDPLENPIVHGTKQGAKALEIYDSASSVLTGSIGYRHSHVVWNNKIAVDQNYIGTYSMPWDTNSGNTTCVATIGGGFLAGDEEGAPVDFAKEGDIRNNFVLQNGVWVKQNYSLTNASGAAQILGYLWPLAQIALNSSKYEGCDKEKFTLLPVGEVDSFWFPNPQVPFVPVVLPLQILSIGNTAILTFPFELTTMASRRLRAKVGTTLANGGYSNMVIAGMANAYAQYLATREEYSAQNFEGGFTAYGPWSNAALIQEFDRIAGDLVAGRSTNAGPTPPDLSSQQFIQTWLSQNGIVNDGGNFGTVLTDANASYNKAKDTVSVRFQGSHPRVVQDKKLDGSLSSYYDPNTYTYLEIQKKNGSSWTTVATDNDPYTAYDWVRTGGDLSPTSEVTITWLIRNQQPGTYRVVYNGLAKQFWVFFWTYAKFTGISKEFVLQ from the coding sequence ATGAAAAAGTTGAACTGGAATCTCGCATATGCTTTTGCCTTGATCCTTGTTATTTTAGGTTGTTCCGACAAGTCTTCGGAAAAATCGGAGAGTGATAACTTACTCGCTCTTGTAAACTCGTCCTCGAATTCGGCTTCCAGCCAAGGTTCTTCTATGAACAGTCTGGCAGCTTTGCCGACTTCTACTCCGTCGGATGTCTTTTTAGTAGGCGCCGCAAAGACGGATATTACCGGTCCATTCGTTCAATCCAGCACGGGTTATAATAGCCCGGGAGACCAAATGTCCGGATTGGCAATGAGGCTTTTCTCTCGAGCTTTTGTAGTGGAGCGTCCTGGAGGTTCCAGAGTGGCTATCGTGACGAATGATATGCTTCACATGTACCAAAGCGTTAAGGTCGGCGTGGTTAAGAAGTTGCAAGCCGACGGATACGGTTCTGCATTTAATAACGATAACGTAGTGATCTTTGCGACTCACGACCACTCCGCTCCTTCCAATATTTCCTGGTATACCTTGTTCAACTTATTCAACGGTGTGATCGGTTTCGATAAGGTTCACTATAATATCGTGGTCAACGGAACTGCGGCAGCCATCGAGTCGGCTTATAATGCAAGAAAGCAAGCCCGGATCAAATTCGCCACCGGCACCCTGTCGGGAGCTACAAATAACAGATCTTCCGCTGCGTATAACTGGAATATCGATAAGGATAATTTCGCCAAGAATACGGATGAAACCGTAAGCCTTCTTCGATTCGAGGGAACTGACGGGTCTCCTATCGGTTTGATCAACTGGTTCGGGGTCCACGGAACTTCTCTGGGGATCACAAACCGCCGCGCTCACGGAGACAATAAGGGTTATGCTTCTTATTTAGTGGAATCCACCAAGGGGAACGGATTTATTGCTGCCTTCCCGCAGACTGCTGTAGGAGATGTGAGCCCGAACCAACCGAATCCTACTGATATTACTAAGGCTTTCTTGAGACCGAATGATATAGATCCGAGCCTGGATCCTTTGGAGAATCCGATCGTTCACGGAACCAAGCAAGGAGCAAAAGCATTAGAGATCTATGATTCTGCTTCTTCTGTATTGACGGGAAGTATCGGTTACAGACATTCTCATGTGGTTTGGAATAATAAGATCGCAGTAGACCAAAACTATATCGGCACATATTCCATGCCTTGGGATACGAATAGCGGAAACACTACCTGTGTCGCTACGATCGGTGGTGGGTTCCTTGCAGGAGACGAAGAAGGTGCTCCGGTCGATTTCGCGAAAGAAGGAGATATCCGAAACAATTTCGTGCTCCAAAACGGAGTTTGGGTAAAACAAAATTATAGTCTGACCAATGCAAGCGGTGCCGCGCAGATCCTGGGCTATCTCTGGCCTTTGGCTCAGATCGCATTGAATTCCAGCAAATATGAAGGTTGCGATAAGGAAAAATTCACTCTTCTTCCAGTGGGTGAAGTGGACAGCTTCTGGTTCCCGAACCCTCAGGTTCCTTTCGTTCCAGTAGTACTTCCTTTGCAGATCCTTTCGATCGGGAACACTGCTATCTTAACCTTCCCATTCGAGTTGACTACCATGGCTAGTAGAAGATTGAGAGCAAAAGTCGGAACTACGTTGGCTAATGGTGGTTATTCGAATATGGTGATTGCGGGAATGGCAAATGCGTATGCTCAGTATTTAGCTACTCGAGAGGAATATTCCGCGCAAAACTTCGAAGGTGGTTTCACGGCCTATGGTCCTTGGTCGAATGCGGCATTGATCCAAGAATTCGATCGGATAGCAGGCGATCTAGTTGCAGGTAGATCTACGAATGCCGGACCTACTCCGCCCGATCTTTCCAGCCAACAGTTTATCCAGACTTGGCTTTCTCAAAATGGGATCGTGAACGACGGAGGGAATTTCGGTACAGTTCTTACGGATGCAAATGCTTCTTATAACAAAGCTAAGGATACCGTTTCCGTAAGATTCCAAGGTTCTCATCCAAGAGTAGTCCAAGACAAGAAACTGGACGGAAGCCTATCTTCTTACTATGATCCGAATACATATACCTATCTCGAGATCCAAAAGAAGAATGGAAGTTCTTGGACTACCGTCGCTACCGATAACGATCCTTATACTGCATATGATTGGGTAAGGACTGGTGGAGACCTGTCTCCTACTTCGGAAGTTACGATCACTTGGTTGATCCGTAACCAACAACCTGGGACATATAGAGTCGTATACAACGGTTTGGCGAAACAATTCTGGGTCTTCTTCTGGACGTATGCCAAGTTCACAGGAATATCGAAGGAATTCGTTTTACAATAA
- a CDS encoding esterase/lipase family protein, whose translation MKKDHLTYLPEKGDIRPVFVQHLFEIYHHIYYFICHVLGIFIDLPHHTEGYKRPIVCVSGFLGRSLTWAAMRKHLISLGHPVYVVPLGFQVGNIRKKSKILENFLIENDIKDCYLFCHSMGGLIAAGLSYKGRDRVRKIFVIGTPLRGTYMAYLAPIFPCTWQMMPGSKLTQEVVETYSKFHNVQAVFTKGDGIVRPWENSRLGHFDDVEIPEYGHLNLYLGALGVECMGSLVTSEEKKDPLPIKQKPAAPKEEIKKEVSAPSSKTSASAKKKTAAPKKKSGPSPKKKAAPKKAKSKKKR comes from the coding sequence ATGAAGAAAGATCATCTTACCTACCTTCCTGAAAAAGGCGATATTCGTCCCGTATTCGTTCAACATCTCTTCGAGATCTATCATCATATCTATTATTTTATCTGTCATGTATTGGGGATTTTCATAGATCTTCCTCATCATACCGAGGGGTACAAGAGACCTATCGTTTGCGTTTCCGGATTCTTGGGGAGAAGTTTGACTTGGGCTGCGATGCGCAAGCATCTCATTTCGCTTGGACATCCTGTGTACGTAGTTCCTCTCGGATTCCAAGTCGGGAATATCAGAAAGAAAAGCAAGATCCTAGAAAACTTCCTGATAGAGAACGATATCAAAGACTGTTATCTTTTCTGTCATTCCATGGGCGGTCTGATCGCTGCAGGACTTAGCTATAAAGGAAGGGATAGGGTTCGTAAGATCTTCGTGATCGGAACTCCTTTGCGTGGGACTTACATGGCTTATCTTGCTCCGATCTTTCCTTGCACCTGGCAGATGATGCCTGGCTCCAAGCTCACTCAGGAAGTGGTGGAGACGTATTCTAAATTCCATAATGTGCAAGCCGTCTTTACCAAAGGAGACGGGATCGTTCGTCCTTGGGAAAATTCCCGTCTGGGACATTTCGACGATGTGGAGATCCCGGAATACGGACATCTGAATCTATATCTGGGTGCTTTAGGGGTAGAGTGCATGGGTTCTCTTGTCACCTCGGAGGAGAAGAAGGATCCGCTTCCTATCAAACAAAAGCCTGCTGCTCCAAAAGAAGAGATTAAAAAAGAAGTTTCGGCTCCTTCTTCTAAAACAAGCGCAAGTGCTAAGAAAAAGACTGCCGCTCCGAAAAAGAAATCGGGACCTTCTCCTAAGAAAAAAGCGGCACCTAAGAAAGCAAAATCCAAGAAGAAACGGTAA
- a CDS encoding thiolase family protein, producing MKLEKKLAICTPRRTPFAQIAKALGPYPGHHLGRIVAEDILAKSGVKKEQIDGIVVGEGFSNAPNSARVIANLIGLRDEVPSITVSNNCVSGIEALSEAARRIVLGEGELFLVIGEESQTSMPFVVKNARLNKKAGSLDKLKKLLPDNLPEGVELRDTLEDGLGDGETSYGMQVTAEILAQNYELSREITDKLAFESFKRALEASKAGKYAPFIIPMKDEDGTELTIDEAVGLREGLVENPSRMGRAMLLFDNPQMKFDEFKTKYAKYLEKTHGPTVSIFNASPRSDGAAGVILTTVEKAKELGLKIEAVLSGWRMKGVDPNLMGIGQAYATESLLQDTGVKIEDVDYVEIHEAFAATAVAALVQIEKDTGWKWEQKFDEKKINPNGGSIAIGHPFGATGIRLVNNAIMDLHEDPKAKKVVITACAHGGIAGAMLIERFEG from the coding sequence ATGAAACTCGAAAAGAAACTGGCAATATGTACGCCACGTAGAACTCCCTTCGCTCAGATTGCGAAAGCTTTAGGACCCTATCCCGGCCATCATCTAGGTCGTATAGTTGCTGAAGATATTCTCGCAAAAAGCGGAGTGAAAAAAGAACAAATCGACGGGATCGTAGTCGGAGAAGGTTTCTCTAACGCTCCTAACTCGGCTCGTGTAATCGCCAATCTGATCGGCCTCAGAGACGAAGTTCCTTCGATCACTGTTTCCAACAACTGTGTATCCGGGATCGAAGCTCTTTCCGAAGCAGCTCGTCGCATCGTTTTAGGAGAAGGAGAATTGTTCCTAGTGATCGGTGAGGAGTCCCAGACTTCTATGCCTTTCGTAGTTAAGAACGCTCGCTTGAACAAGAAAGCGGGATCCTTGGACAAACTCAAAAAACTTCTTCCAGACAATCTTCCTGAAGGAGTCGAGTTGAGAGACACTCTTGAGGACGGACTAGGTGACGGAGAGACTTCTTACGGAATGCAAGTGACTGCGGAAATCCTCGCTCAAAACTACGAGCTTTCCCGTGAGATCACTGACAAACTCGCATTCGAATCCTTCAAAAGAGCATTAGAAGCTTCTAAAGCTGGAAAATACGCTCCATTCATCATTCCTATGAAAGACGAGGACGGAACCGAACTGACCATCGACGAGGCAGTAGGACTTCGTGAAGGTTTGGTGGAAAACCCAAGCCGTATGGGAAGAGCGATGCTTCTTTTCGACAACCCTCAAATGAAATTCGATGAGTTCAAAACTAAGTACGCTAAGTACCTGGAAAAAACTCACGGACCAACCGTTTCTATCTTCAACGCGAGCCCTCGTTCTGATGGTGCTGCCGGTGTGATCCTTACCACCGTAGAAAAAGCAAAAGAACTCGGTCTGAAAATCGAAGCAGTTCTTTCCGGATGGAGAATGAAAGGAGTGGATCCAAACCTTATGGGTATCGGACAAGCTTACGCTACAGAATCTCTTCTCCAAGACACCGGAGTGAAGATCGAGGACGTAGACTATGTTGAGATCCACGAGGCATTTGCTGCGACTGCAGTGGCTGCTCTTGTTCAGATCGAGAAAGATACCGGCTGGAAATGGGAACAAAAATTCGATGAGAAGAAGATCAATCCTAACGGAGGATCTATCGCGATCGGACACCCATTCGGAGCAACCGGTATCCGTCTCGTGAACAACGCGATCATGGACTTGCACGAAGATCCTAAAGCGAAGAAAGTTGTGATCACTGCTTGTGCTCACGGCGGTATCGCAGGAGCTATGCTTATCGAAAGATTCGAAGGTTAA
- a CDS encoding dienelactone hydrolase family protein has protein sequence MSQNHNTAKTETIQIDTAHGTMQAFVAYPDSSPSPCILVLQEAFGVNDHIKDIAIRFSKQGYVAIAPELFYRTAPPGFVGSYDDFQSLQIHFGQLTPENLGSDLKSVFEWIHSNPKIEPDRIASIGYCLGGRVSFLANAMFSLKAAISYYGTRIIQSTDYSALQRAPLLLVWAGKDKGTKPDQIRAVADSLRAADKNFTELVFSEAEHGFFCDARGAYHKSSADQAWAITLAFLKEYV, from the coding sequence ATGTCCCAAAATCATAATACAGCGAAGACAGAGACAATTCAGATCGACACGGCTCACGGAACCATGCAGGCCTTCGTTGCATATCCGGACTCTTCTCCTTCTCCTTGTATTTTAGTCCTACAAGAGGCCTTCGGGGTGAACGATCATATTAAGGATATTGCAATTCGCTTTTCCAAACAAGGCTATGTTGCGATCGCTCCCGAATTGTTCTATAGAACGGCTCCTCCCGGTTTCGTAGGATCCTATGACGACTTTCAATCCTTGCAGATCCATTTCGGCCAACTCACTCCGGAGAATCTAGGCTCAGATCTTAAATCAGTCTTCGAATGGATCCACTCCAATCCCAAGATAGAACCGGATCGGATCGCAAGCATAGGATATTGTTTGGGGGGAAGGGTTTCCTTTCTTGCAAACGCAATGTTCTCTCTCAAGGCGGCGATCTCTTATTACGGAACTCGGATCATTCAAAGCACGGATTATTCGGCCCTACAAAGAGCACCTTTGTTACTCGTCTGGGCAGGAAAGGATAAGGGAACAAAGCCGGATCAGATCCGAGCAGTTGCGGATTCTCTAAGAGCTGCGGACAAGAATTTTACGGAACTGGTCTTTTCGGAAGCGGAGCATGGTTTCTTTTGTGATGCGAGAGGAGCCTATCACAAATCATCCGCGGACCAAGCTTGGGCGATCACATTAGCATTTTTGAAAGAATATGTATAA
- a CDS encoding TetR/AcrR family transcriptional regulator, with the protein MTAQRKKRDSGASVRERILDTATELFYKQGFSNTGMRQIIQESGSVAASLYDHFPSKKELGIAYLARQEEKTLSDLGSLMERYPEVQEFLRAWVILKERQIRHYEFFGDPFAGFANQVMDSDPEYTEFLKGIAEKWMKMIRDYLSRAVASGQFTRNMDIQYVSRRVLMAYHGSITLWRMTKDLRYIREMEDSLREIFEDYTAR; encoded by the coding sequence ATGACTGCGCAGAGAAAAAAAAGAGATTCTGGGGCCAGCGTTCGGGAGAGAATCCTCGATACTGCCACCGAACTTTTCTACAAACAAGGCTTTTCCAATACCGGAATGAGACAAATTATCCAAGAATCCGGTTCGGTCGCAGCTAGCCTTTACGATCACTTCCCTTCTAAAAAAGAATTGGGCATCGCTTATCTTGCCCGACAAGAGGAGAAGACTCTCTCCGATCTAGGTTCCTTGATGGAAAGATATCCTGAGGTTCAGGAATTCTTGAGAGCCTGGGTCATCTTAAAGGAAAGACAGATCCGGCATTATGAATTCTTTGGAGATCCGTTTGCTGGTTTCGCGAATCAGGTCATGGACTCGGATCCGGAATATACCGAGTTCCTCAAGGGGATCGCGGAAAAATGGATGAAGATGATCCGTGACTATCTGAGTAGAGCGGTAGCTTCCGGGCAATTCACCCGCAATATGGATATCCAATACGTTTCCAGAAGAGTACTCATGGCCTATCACGGATCCATCACTCTTTGGAGAATGACCAAGGATCTGCGTTATATTAGAGAAATGGAAGATAGTCTCCGAGAGATATTCGAAGACTATACCGCCAGATAA
- a CDS encoding YiiD C-terminal domain-containing protein: MTEKFDVLSIPFNVHIQLSRPKTGEDALLVMEDKPIYKNHVGTGHAAALFALAEGSGGEFLLSRISSLPYEIVPVVRKSEVKYKKPAQGRVISQGIINDEEWSAFLAQLDKKGRAGLTVGVELFDETNANVASFSFDWFIAKK; encoded by the coding sequence ATGACAGAGAAATTCGACGTTCTATCCATTCCTTTCAACGTACATATCCAACTCTCCAGACCCAAGACAGGAGAAGACGCTCTTCTTGTGATGGAAGACAAGCCCATTTACAAGAATCACGTAGGGACAGGACATGCTGCTGCGTTATTCGCTCTTGCTGAAGGAAGCGGTGGGGAATTCCTTCTTTCACGTATTTCCTCTTTGCCGTATGAGATCGTCCCTGTGGTGCGCAAATCTGAAGTGAAGTATAAGAAGCCTGCACAAGGAAGAGTGATCTCCCAAGGGATCATTAACGACGAAGAATGGTCCGCATTCCTCGCTCAACTCGATAAGAAAGGAAGAGCCGGACTTACTGTCGGAGTCGAGTTGTTCGACGAGACAAATGCGAACGTAGCAAGCTTCAGTTTCGATTGGTTCATTGCTAAGAAATAA
- a CDS encoding ChaN family lipoprotein, whose protein sequence is MSFYKYLGVILFLPTFLFAESNASPEIYDTKTKEKVSWAMIEEKAKDADVIIFGEEHNDKLGHAWKLEALKDLSRKFALTLSLEMLERDQQRSVDEYMRGEITEKGFLNSGKFWPNYQNDYHPLVVYAKEKSISVLAANAPRKYVNLVSNQGLEALYRIRSPYLPPRYLYNLHRQKEYEEAVAAVLGEHGTDQDKQKFIDAQHVWDSSMADSIVEAHYLLKRKVVQVNGRFHSDKGLGLTYRLRQMGLKVLVLSIFPLEEGKSISDPDWGLADFLVITERKPVP, encoded by the coding sequence ATGTCTTTTTATAAATACCTAGGGGTGATCCTCTTTCTTCCCACGTTCCTATTCGCGGAATCGAATGCTTCTCCGGAGATCTATGACACCAAGACAAAAGAGAAGGTTTCCTGGGCCATGATCGAAGAAAAAGCGAAAGATGCGGATGTGATCATCTTTGGAGAAGAGCATAACGATAAGTTGGGCCATGCTTGGAAGCTGGAAGCCTTAAAGGATCTATCTCGCAAATTCGCATTAACTCTTTCCTTGGAAATGCTAGAAAGGGACCAACAGAGATCCGTAGACGAGTATATGAGAGGCGAGATCACTGAGAAGGGCTTCTTGAATTCAGGAAAGTTTTGGCCGAATTACCAGAACGATTATCATCCGTTAGTCGTATATGCAAAGGAGAAGTCGATCTCGGTACTCGCCGCTAACGCTCCTAGGAAATATGTAAACCTAGTTTCGAACCAAGGGCTGGAAGCATTGTATAGAATTCGTTCTCCATATCTTCCTCCAAGATATTTATATAATTTGCATAGACAAAAGGAATACGAAGAAGCCGTTGCCGCTGTTCTAGGGGAGCATGGCACGGATCAAGACAAACAAAAGTTTATCGATGCTCAGCATGTTTGGGATTCCAGCATGGCAGACTCTATTGTCGAAGCTCATTATTTGTTAAAACGAAAAGTAGTGCAGGTGAATGGAAGGTTTCATTCGGATAAGGGCCTCGGTCTGACCTATAGACTTAGACAAATGGGGCTGAAAGTTTTGGTTCTAAGTATTTTTCCTTTGGAAGAGGGTAAATCCATCTCCGATCCAGATTGGGGTTTAGCCGATTTCCTTGTGATTACGGAAAGAAAACCTGTGCCTTGA
- the msrB gene encoding peptide-methionine (R)-S-oxide reductase MsrB gives MNFEVQKSEDDWKKTLNPEQYRILREKGTERAFTGEYYYNKEKGKYYCAACGAELFDSNTKYESGSGWPSFFKPASDKAIHSETDTSHGMNRTEVVCAKCGGHLGHVFPDGPAPTGLRYCINSVSLKFKKD, from the coding sequence ATGAATTTTGAAGTGCAAAAGTCGGAAGACGATTGGAAGAAGACTCTCAATCCGGAGCAGTACCGTATCTTAAGAGAAAAGGGAACGGAAAGGGCTTTTACCGGAGAGTATTATTATAACAAAGAAAAAGGTAAGTATTATTGCGCTGCCTGCGGAGCGGAACTATTCGATTCCAATACGAAGTACGAATCCGGAAGTGGATGGCCTTCTTTCTTTAAACCGGCTTCCGACAAGGCAATTCATTCCGAAACGGATACAAGTCATGGAATGAACAGAACGGAAGTGGTTTGCGCCAAATGCGGCGGGCATTTGGGACATGTGTTCCCGGACGGACCTGCTCCCACAGGGTTACGCTATTGTATTAATTCGGTTTCTCTCAAATTCAAAAAAGACTGA